From a region of the Candida albicans SC5314 chromosome 1, complete sequence genome:
- a CDS encoding N-acetylglucosaminylphosphatidylinositol deacetylase (Ortholog(s) have endoplasmic reticulum localization): protein MIFKLPLILLRLYITSFIIWIFQTTILPQTLTKLTNVSIKTQTFQHYYPYTSLVNTPKNSNSINTITNSNITYIIAHPDDEVMFFAPSIIELKKPKYNNQINLICFSKGNYIKSMDEIRQSELIQSSRILGIDQVSILDYQDGMNETWQLNDIVQSLHENLSPTNSGSDTNSNNKPSVLITFDDQGVSNHPNHISLFHGTKKYIQELRRKSENKNKTRIKTTTTTTINYIDIDSSSSTKFYVLKSLNFFEKYSFTILGNIEILFNYISLLIKKFINININVSFFSNQIIKSKFDNNNNNLQLQNLNDIRFYSDLNMLSLSYAAMAYGHFSQMVWFRYAWLLLSRYLTYNHLIEQ from the coding sequence ATGATTTTCAAACTACCGTTAATCCTTTTGAGATTGTATATCACatcatttataatttggattttcCAAACAACTATTCTTCCACAAACATTAACTAAATTAACCAATGTTTCAATCAAGACTCAAACTTTCCAACATTATTATCCATATACTTCATTAGTCAACACTCCtaaaaattccaattccatAAACACTATAACtaattcaaatataacATATATAATAGCTCACCCTGATGATGAAGTAATGTTTTTCGCTCCATccataattgaattgaaaaaaccaaaatataataatcaaatcaatttaatttgtttttctaaaggaaattatattaaatcaatGGATGAAATACGTCAATCGGAATTGATTCAATCGAGTAGAATTTTAGGAATTGATCAAGTTTCGATATTGGATTATCAAGATGGTATGAATGAAACTTGGCAATTGAATGATATTGTACAAAGTTTACATGAAAATCTTTCACCCACAAATAGTGGTAGTGATACTAATAGCAATAACAAGCCATCAGTGTTGATTACATTTGATGATCAAGGAGTATCAAATCATCCTAATcatatttcattatttcaCGGTACGaagaaatatattcaaGAATTACGACGCAAACTGGAAAATAAGAATAAAACCAGAATAaaaactactactactactactattaattatattgaCATTGATAGTTCCAGTTCAACCAAATTTTATGTTCTTAAaagtttgaatttttttgaaaaatatagtTTCACAATACTTGgtaatattgaaattttatttaattatatttcattattaattaaaaaatttataaatattaatattaatgttagtttttttagtaatcaaattattaaatcaaaatttgataataacaacaataatttacaattacaaaatttaaatgatattaGATTTTATTCTGATTTGAATATGCTTAGTTTGAGTTATGCAGCTATGGCTTATGGACATTTTAGTCAAATGGTCTGGTTTAGATACGCTTGGTTATTATTAAGTAGATATCTTACATATAATCATCTCATagaacaataa
- a CDS encoding uncharacterized protein (Ortholog(s) have nucleosome binding activity, role in chromatin silencing at telomere, histone exchange and Swr1 complex, cytosol, nuclear chromosome, telomeric region, nuclear periphery localization), whose amino-acid sequence MPEQLQKLVIDNGSYTIKAGFNTGDDDGNDTSTPIKVTNAISKTKDGIIHVGNQYLSHTNNFSGIQFRRPFEQNNLTSWETEKPIWDYTLDNLLLQTNDQSQSTSSSSSSSLQKHKRGKVIDPDDIHLILTEQPYQLPQLSTNTDQIIFEEYGFNKYYRCIAPSLVPFSVDTNQINDDFVLVIDSGFNSTWIVPMIYQQIHWPAVKKLPIGGNLLNGLLREMISFRHYDISEDPILINTIKESTCFISSSNYQQDLQHKHDLMCEFVLPDFKLTITGFVKNENSMSSQKLPNDTQVLKLYDERFTVPETYFHPEIIFDNNRTTASSSLLNNAPFKNLTDLIVESIMACPSITQPLLSANICLSGGSTNIPNFKTRLIGELRKELPSNWKVNIFDKQYDINRDELSWYGGINLSNESELLQEISISKKDYFEHGANWCQQQFGFKNV is encoded by the coding sequence ATGCCAGAACAACTTCAAAAACTAGTGATAGATAATGGATCATATACTATTAAAGCTGGATTCAATActggtgatgatgacgGTAATGATACTTCTACACCAATTAAAGTAACCAATGCAATATCGAAAACTAAAGATGGGATAATACATGTTGGGAACCAATATTTATCACATACCAACAATTTTTCTGGAATTCAATTTAGACGCCCAtttgaacaaaataatttaacttCTTGGGAAACTGAAAAACCAATATGGGATTATACTttagataatttattattacaaacTAATGATCAGTCCCAGTCgacatcatcatcatcatcatcatcactacAGAAACACAAGAGGGGGAAAGTCATTGATCCTGATgatattcatttaattttaacGGAACAACCATATCAATTACCACAATTATCGACTAATACTgatcaaataatatttgaagaatatggattcaataaatattatCGATGTATTGCCCCTAGTTTAGTTCCATTTAGTGTTGAtaccaatcaaattaatgatgattttgtgTTAGTGATTGATTCTGGGTTCAATTCAACTTGGATAGTACCAATGatatatcaacaaatccATTGGCCTGCAGTGAAGAAATTACCCATTGGTGgcaatttattgaatggGTTGTTACGAGAGATGATTCTGTTTCGTCATTATGATATATCTGAAGATCcaatattgattaataCAATCAAAGAATCTACTTGTTTTATATCACTgtcaaattatcaacaagatTTGCAACATAAACATGATTTAATGTGTGAATTTGTTTTAcctgatttcaaattaacTATAACAGGGTTtgttaaaaatgaaaattcaATGTCACTGCAAAAACTACCTAATGATACCCAAGTATTAAAACTTTATGATGAAAGATTTACCGTTCCAGAAACTTATTTCCATCCagaaataatatttgataataatcgAACTACTGCATCAAGTAGTCTACTTAATAATGCTCCATTCAAAAATCTTACTGATTTAATAGTTGAAAGTATTATGGCGTGTCCTTCAATTACTCAACCGTTATTACTGGcaaatatttgtttatcaGGAGGGTCAACCAATATACCTAATTTTAAAACTCGATTAATTGGTGaattaagaaaagaattacCGTCAAATTGGAAAgtaaatatatttgataaacaatATGATATAAATCGTGATGAACTAAGTTGGTATGGAGGtattaatttatctaaTGAACTGGaattattacaagaaaTTAGTATTTCGaaaaaagattattttGAACATGGTGCTAATTGgtgtcaacaacaatttggATTCAAAAATGTATAA
- a CDS encoding uncharacterized protein (Putative MFS transporter; Hap43p-induced gene; also regulated by regulated by Sef1p and Sfu1p; repressed in a ssr1 null mutant), giving the protein MSPKYKNYSVINYLAFNYAGFACVAIIVFLSSTQPFFIKEIIGIDPTTATTSTTSTSKNSKDGKIGHIVGGLGFIDELTAMIVAPLLGALNDNLNSKQYNGSKLIQSFSFIIIAISLFGYAVWCKNLVPDMFIFRSIFAIGVTGCMSMVTVILNELTISDFEFWRSNKQVTSQYIPLNQEEEGEDSDEQQQHTSPDTLKKNGKFAGLMGVCTGLGAIFSVSVFVTLPINLGMKNAYLVVMGFALLSFAILFSFLYNVNGKDNTDNNENDNNDNNNNDISTKNESYFQLLIHGYEFSKHNKQAQLAYAGSFVARSTTVATAMFIPLMVYEWYYTIGQCKSNNDNEWAGKLTCHEGYVFAAILSGVAQTVALISAPIWGYLVDARRIGKCNTLGLAAIVGMIGNFGLSLIHSYSSNTYNPKTFICFFMISIIGLSQIGLIISSMSVLSGIPNAHDIMGSLSGLYSFCGGIGIMIISSLGGYLSDHWILGPFFILGLFNVALLVIYYSYSRQQKSGNLVV; this is encoded by the coding sequence ATGTCAcccaaatataaaaattattCTGTCATCAATTATCTTGCTTTCAACTATGCTGGATTTGCATGTGTTGCAATAATAGTTTTCCTTTCTTCTACTCAACCATTTTTtatcaaagaaatcattGGCATTGATCCCACTACTGCCACCACTTCCACCACTTCCACTAgcaaaaattcaaaagatGGGAAAATTGGACATATTGTTGGAGGATTAGGGTtcattgatgaattaactGCCATGATAGTAGCACCATTATTAGGAGCATTGAATGAcaatttaaattcaaaacaatataatggatcaaaattaattcaaagtttcagttttattattattgccatttcattatttggaTATGCTGTATGGTGTAAAAATCTTGTTCCAGATATGTTTATATTTCGAAGTATATTTGCCATTGGGGTAACTGGATGTATGAGTATGGTTACCGTCATACTCAATGAATTGACAATAtctgattttgaattttggCGTTCAAATAAGCAAGTCACTTCACAATACATTCCTTTaaatcaagaagaagaaggtgAAGATTCTGAtgagcaacaacaacatacTAGCCCAGACACATTAAAGAAGAATGGGAAATTTGCTGGTTTAATGGGAGTTTGTACTGGTTTGGGTGCCATATTCTCTGTTTCCGTTTTTGTTACATTGCCAATAAATTTGGGTATGAAAAACGCTTATTTGGTGGTAATGGGTTTTGCTTTACTCTCCTTTGCAATATTATTTTCCTTTTTGTATAATGTGAATGGCAAAGATAATACTGACAACAACGAAAACgacaacaacgacaacaacaataacgaCATCTCTACGAAAAATGAATCATActttcaattattgatcCATGGCTATGAATTTTCTAAACACAATAAACAAGCACAATTAGCATACGCTGGATCATTCGTTGCTAGATCAACTACAGTTGCCACTGCTATGTTTATTCCATTAATGGTTTATGAATGGTATTATACCATTGGACAAtgtaaatcaaataatgataatgaatgGGCTGGTAAATTGACTTGTCATGAAGGTTATGTATTTGCAGCAATCTTATCAGGAGTAGCACAAACAGTAGCATTAATATCTGCCCCTATATGGGGTTATTTGGTCGATGCTAGAAGAATTGGGAAATGTAATACTTTGGGATTGGCAGCTATTGTTGGTATGATTGGTAATTTTGGTTTGAGTTTGATTCATTcatattcttcaaataCTTATAATCCAAAAACTTTTATCTGTTTCTTCATGATTAGTATTATTGGATTATCACAAATTGGTTTAATTATTAGTAGTATGAGTGTATTGAGTGGAATACCTAATGCCCATGATATTATGGGGTCATTGAGTGGACTCTACAGTTTCTGTGGTGGTATAGGTATTATGATTATTAGTTCTTTGGGTGGTTATTTAAGTGATCATTGGATATTGGGCCCATTTTTTATATTGGGATTGTTTAATGTTGCCTTGTTGGTGATatattattcttattctAGACAACAGAAATCAGGCAATCTTGTAGTATAG
- a CDS encoding uncharacterized protein (Putative adhesin-like protein; positively regulated by Tbf1; Spider biofilm induced) has protein sequence MMLGILNQPKKILQLKIRENSTDLLSTSTSFSSRTTQGSTTAPSSSSIQQQQTSSLMSTNQNSFSTTTTSQFTSNSSPNSAQTFSSSPENSSSRMSTPTTSISTQPASTTSIQQSQSLQTSQQSQPSQQSQQSQQSQQSQQSQSPTSTSQAPSSTMSDNNTSFVSPSDTSLSVSATTTSSSSTSSSSSSSTPSTSDVTTSSSASSSPSSTTSSSSSTAFSSSTTETSSSATSSSSTTSSSISSTQSNTSSSSNTSFSSSTTASSSFSSSTSSSFSPSPSSTTSSSSISSTSSSFTTSSDTSASSSSSSSVSPSSTTSSSSSFSSSSSSLTITSSSTTSSIPSSSEVSSTSTSASSSSSDSSTSTSSSSETDQSSSSTTQSSTRSSSTTTSKSSSITDSPTTSKGNSITSFTSSYTSIIKNPDTTITTVVAVPTSAEVSGNSGQSTVERNSKLIGGLVGSIGGSIVLGVLVVLFLYLKKRKRNNLTNQQPDFNKFIAGRDGGDLDDDDDESPLEEEDNKHIYHDNAGDNMVQNSKMGWFKSIFSNSGSGTSNASNSKLLGGVVGGGAAGASAGAGAGGIFRRLDRNGDDLERQAGGSYGSTGRNNNDTDNDFVYRGVTNSNNLDQIFRSNNNTSSAARNSTIADGSAGVTSGTNSAKHTRMSSYGHPLANPDDFNFNEESYPIAGGVIGGGEDYRPHTAFSSHYDDDQSSSGSTSDDGEFHPSDYDSFIMPGDEAPEEPAHQYRPRNIFSDGRQNSTNSLSRFHEDDIF, from the coding sequence ATGATGTTGGGAATTTTAAATCAACCCAAAAAGATTTTACAATTAAAGATTCGAGAAAATTCAACAGATTTATTATCTACATCAacatctttttcatcaagGACAACACAAGGATCAACAACTGCACCTTCGTCGTCAAGcattcaacaacaacaaacctCATCTTTAATGAGCACTAAccaaaattctttttcaacgACAACAACCTCACAATTCACTTCTAATAGTAGCCCAAATTCCGCACAAACTTTTTCATCCTCACCAGAAAATTCGTCTTCAAGAATGTCAACACCTACTACTTCCATTTCTACTCAGCCGGCTTCTACCACAAGTATTCAACAGTCACAGAGTTTACAAACTTCACAGCAGTCTCAACCATCACAACAATCACAACAATCACAACAATCACAACAATCACAGCAATCACAATCACCAACTTCGACAAGTCAAGCACCACTGTCAACAATGTCAGATAATAATACCTCATTTGTTTCACCAAGTGATACAAGCTTACTGGTTtctgcaacaacaacatcttCAAGTTCCACTTCATCAAGCTCATCATCTCTGACACCTAGCACCAGCGACGTAACAACAAGTAGTAGTGCTAGTAGCAGCCCAAGCTCAACCACATCTTCAAGTTCATCGACAGCGTTTTCCAGTTCCACTACAGAAACTTCGTCATCAGCCACCAGTTCTAGCTCCACAACATCTTCCAGTATTCTGTCTACTCAACTGAATACTTCACTGTCGTCAAATACTTCATTTTCAAGTTCAACAACAGCCAGTAGTAGTTTTAGTTCCAGCACCAGCTCTAGTTTCAGCCCCAGCCCCAGCTCCACTACTAGTCTGAGTTCCATCTCTAGCACCAGCTCCAGCTTCACTACTAGTCTGGACACGAGTGCTAGTTCCAGTTCCAGTTCCAGTGTTAGCCCCAGCTCTACTACTAGTCTGAGCTCCAGCTTTAGTTCAAGTTCAAGTTCATTAACTATTACTTCTAGCTCCACTACAAGTTCAAttccatcatcatcagaaGTTTCATCTACATCTACGTCtgcatcttcttcatcttcagatTCATCAACGtcaacttcttcatcttctgaAACTGACCAATCATCAAGCTCAACCACACAAAGTTCAACTAGATCAAGCTCAACAACCACGTCCAAATCGTCTTCTATCACCGATTCACCAACCACCAGTAAAGGCAATTCTATTACATCATTTACATCGTCCTACACTTCTATCATCAAAAACCCTGACACTACCATCACAACAGTTGTAGCTGTACCCACATCAGCAGAAGTATCCGGTAATTCAGGACAAAGCACAGTAGAGAGAAATTCAAAACTTATTGGAGGATTAGTGGGTTCAATTGGTGGATCTATTGTCCTTGGTGTTTTGGTGGTACTTTTcttatatttgaaaaaacgTAAACGTAACAACTTGACCAATCAACAACCcgatttcaataaattcataGCTGGTCgtgatggtggtgatttagatgatgatgacgatgaaaGCCCattggaagaagaagacaaCAAACACATTTATCATGATAATGCTGGTGACAACATGGTACAAAATTCTAAAATGGGATGGTTTAAATCGATTTTTAGTAATTCCGGGTCTGGGACATCTAATGCATCAAATTCGAAATTATTGGGGGGTGTTGTTGGTGGCGGTGCCGCAGGTGCCAGTGCTGGTGCTGGTGCCGGTGGTATTTTCAGAAGATTAGATCGTAATGGTGATGATTTAGAAAGACAAGCTGGTGGTAGTTATGGAAGCACTGGTcgtaataataatgacactgataatgattttgtttatcGAGGAGTaaccaattcaaataatcttGACCAGATTTTTAgaagtaataataatacttcaAGTGCAGCTagaaattcaacaattgcCGATGGATCTGCTGGTGTTACTTCAGGTACTAATTCAGCCAAGCATACTAGAATGAGTTCATATGGTCATCCATTGGCTAACCCtgatgattttaatttcaatgaaGAATCATACCCAATAGCTGGTGGTGTTAtaggtggtggtgaagaTTATCGTCCACATACTGCATTCAGTTCACATTATGACGATGATCAAAGCAGCAGTGGTAGTACTAGTGACGATGGAGAATTCCATCCTTCAGATTATGATTCGTTTATAATGCCTGGAGATGAAGCACCAGAAGAACCAGCTCATCAGTACCGACCAAGAAATATCTTTAGTGATGGACGACAAAATTCAACGAATTCGTTATCCAGATTCCATGAAGATGatatcttttaa
- a CDS encoding uncharacterized protein (Putative protein of unknown function; Hap43p-repressed gene; increased transcription is observed upon fluphenazine treatment; possibly transcriptionally regulated by Tac1p; induced by nitric oxide; fungal-specific (no human/murine homolog) gives MKPIALLLVLFTSLSLADMNMDSHSDMMSGSHHNEDVDSLESMPTSTENTDNINSTESLVPIPHVMKHMHGVPILQTKLLPQERLFWENYNTTTYFTVESAHRPALYLHIAVGLFSVFVFYPISLIFNNLNMGKSYMTMLLIHSSCIVFSLLNYSIFINSIPDLYPGNAYNSMVIILFVTTILQLIFAFIKNIEPGESDGNKYFQLNNQHMRANSSDEESLQSMISPPSTDDVIPSEKPSSSKMSNFYDKVMKFRTWVAQTKFYKISKIGFNLLNWGHFFYFLILVPTGVATFCCYGKGNTVFNLLAHFIKGGVFFAYGLLSLSRYCGGFTNKGWAWNHKFIDRTKKQSFWFSLQNKGLWTMEMIESSLILFYGSTNIFLEHLANAGGEWSPKDLQHASIAFIFIGCGLCGVITELKLQDWRYEQAMADMEKYQYQGEEQNQQELQSNTNNNNTIIKASPGFSPNPFPIVTIYWTGILMSKHQQASSLSTEVHVQWGNMFVLGCAFRFITYLMLMLNAKVPKDLSRPSRPFTELVVSFSLLCGGLIFMESTDPVILSFEYYGLTSMFTLNISLGFTTLFMGWQMLLFAFKDWLKSKYNKQQDMV, from the coding sequence ATGAAACCAATTGCCTTACTACTAGTCCTTTTCACAAGTTTATCACTCGCTGATATGAATATGGATTCCCATTCAGATATGATGCTGGGTAGTCACCACAATGAGGATGTTGATTCATTGGAAAGTATGCCAACTTCTACTGAGAACACAGATAATATCAATTCAACCGAATCATTAGTGCCAATTCCTCATGTAATGAAGCATATGCATGGAGTTCCTATTTTGCAGACTAAATTGTTGCCCCAAGAAAGATTATTCTGGGAGAACTACAATACTACTACGTATTTCACTGTCGAAAGTGCTCATCGTCCTGCATTATATTTGCATATTGCTGTTGGATTGTTTTCTGTGTTTGTATTTTATCCAATAAGTTtaatattcaataatttaaatatgGGTAAAAGCTACATGACCATGTTGTTAATACATTCAAgttgtattgttttttcattgttgaattattcgattttcattaattcaattccTGATCTATATCCAGGTAATGCCTATAATAGCATGgtaattattttatttgtcaCCACGATTttgcaattgatttttgcCTTTATCAAAAACATTGAACCAGGAGAATCGGATGGCAATAAGTATttccaattgaataatCAACATATGAGAGCTAATTCTTCTGATGAAGAATCATTACAATCAATGATAAGCCCTCCATCGACTGATGATGTTATTCCTTCAGAAAAACCATCATCTTCCAAGATGTCAAACTTTTATGATAAAGTTATGAAGTTTAGAACTTGGGTTGCTCAAACAAAATTCTACAAGATTTCCAAAATAGGGTTTAATTTACTCAATTGGGGTCactttttctattttttgattttggttcCAACTGGCGTTGCAACATTCTGTTGCTATGGTAAAGGTAATACTGTTTTCAACTTGTTAGCACATTTCATTAAAGGTGGGGTATTTTTCGCATAtggattattatcattatcaagaTATTGTGGTGGATTCACTAATAAAGGTTGGGCATGGAATcataaatttattgatagAACCAAAAAGCAAAGCTTTTGGTTTTCGTTACAAAACAAAGGATTATGGACAATGGAAATGATTGAAAGTTcgttgattttattttatggCTCAACTAATATTTTCTTGGAACATTTAGCCAATGCTGGAGGTGAATGGTCACCAAAAGATTTGCAACACGCTTCAATTgcatttattttcattggtTGTGGATTATGTGGTGTTATCACCGAATTAAAATTACAAGATTGGCGTTATGAACAAGCAATGGCTGATATGGAGAAATATCAATACCAAGGTGAAGagcaaaatcaacaagaaCTTCAAAGCAACacgaacaacaacaacactaTTATTAAAGCTAGTCCCGGTTTTAGTCCTAACCCCTTCCCAATTGTGACTATATACTGGACCGGTATATTAATGTCCAAGCATCAACAAGCATCTAGTTTATCTACTGAAGTTCATGTTCAATGGGGTAATATGTTTGTTTTAGGATGTGCCTTTAGATTTATCACCTATTTGATGTTAATGTTGAATGCAAAAGTACCAAAAGATTTACTGAGACCAAGTAGACCATTTACTGAATTAGTTGTCAGCTTTAGTTTGTTATGTGGTGGGTTGATTTTTATGGAACTGACTGACCCTGTGATTTTGTCATTTGAATATTATGGGTTGACAAGTATGTTTACTTTGAACATCAGTTTAGGTTTTACTACTTTATTTATGGGATGGCAAATGTTATTATTTGCTTTCAAAGATTGGTTGAAGAGTAAGTATAATAAGCAACAAGATATGGTATAA
- the CBK1 gene encoding serine/threonine protein kinase (Ser/Thr kinase of cell wall integrity pathway; mutants show abnormal morphology and aggregation; Mob2p associated; required for wild-type hyphal growth and transcriptional regulation of cell-wall-associated genes), with amino-acid sequence MNFDQLTDEQKQQLYLQHLQQQQQLQQQQQQLQQQQHQLQQQQQSYHLQQQQAAYQQQNQAQLQQDDSYMDEDTSELINQPPVQLDHGSPIRQQPQMSAFMPSPRFAQSESFDNHLNVDPNNTERFTSMDSMNFQPPASTFTQLGNGSSTNLSEISSGQNSLLSNHSVNNLPTALTSDTSPPVQQHPQFQPQQQQQQQQPQQQQIFQQQQQQQQQQQQPQQSRAVVNQSVSTEAANSDMTGSNTKYVYFERKPNLLSKTTQDKAASIKLTLENYYTSSVSHAIERNQRRLELENKIANEDIGSSEERKNRQLQNLGKKESQFLRLKRTKLALEDFHTVKVIGKGAFGEVRLVQKKDTGKIYAMKTLLKSEMFNKDQLAHVKAERDVLAGSDSPWIVALYYSFQDSQYLYLIMEFLPGGDLMTMLIRWEVFTEDITRFYIAECVLAIEAIHKLGFIHRDIKPDNILIDNRGHVKLSDFGLSTGFHKTHDSNYYNKLLEKEPSNTHLQPNQLTSGRNSVMVDAIHLTMSNRQTMQTWRKSRRLMAYSTVGTPDYIAPEIFIHQGYGQECDWWSLGAIMFECLIGWPPFCSENPHDTYRKILNWQESFQIPEDVHLSPEAEDLIKRFLTSAENRIGRYGGAEEIKQHPFFRGVDWDSIRDVQAPFVPRLSSMTDTRHFPTDDLASVPDNPAMSKAMEQRELDAKNGGGRKNPKEDLPFIGYTYSRFDYLTRKNAL; translated from the coding sequence ATGAATTTCGATCAGCTTACAGACGAGCAGAAGCAACAGCTTTATTTGCAACatttgcaacaacaacagcagttacagcaacagcaacagcagctacaacaacagcagcaccagttacaacagcaacagcaaagTTATCATctacagcaacaacaagcagcatatcaacaacaaaaccaaGCACAGTTACAACAAGATGATAGTTACATGGATGAAGATACGTCGGAACTCATTAATCAACCACCAGTTCAATTAGATCATGGATCTCCTATTAGACAACAGCCGCAAATGTCGGCATTCATGCCATCACCTCGATTTGCTCAGCTGGAAAGTTTTGATAATCATCTTAATGTTGACCCTAACAATACTGAACGATTCACATCGATGGATTCTATGAATTTCCAACCACCAGCATCGACTTTCACTCAGTTGGGTAATGGTAGTAGTACTAATCTTTCTGAAATAAGCAGTGGCCAAAACTCGTTGTTGTCAAACCATTCTGTCAACAACTTGCCAACAGCATTAACTAGTGATACATCACCTCCAGTTCAACAACATCCACAATTCCAACcacaacagcagcagcaacaacaacagccacaacagcagcaaatattccagcagcagcagcaacaacaacaacagcaacaacagccgCAACAGAGTCGAGCAGTTGTTAATCAACTGGTGTCAACTGAAGCAGCCAATTCCGATATGACTGGGTCAAATACCAAGTATGTTTATTTCGAAAGAAAGCCAAATTTGTTATCAAAGACTACTCAAGATAAAGCAGcttcaattaaattgacattagaaaattattataCTCTGTCAGTGAGCCATGCCATTGAGAGAAATCAAAGACGATTGGAGttagaaaataaaattgccAATGAAGATATTGGATCTTCAGAAGAACGTAAGAATCgtcaattacaaaatttaGGGAAAAAGGAATCACAATTTTTACGATTGAAACGAACAAAATTGGCATTAGAAGATTTCCATACCGTCAAAGTCATTGGTAAAGGTGCTTTTGGTGAAGTTAGATTAGtgcaaaagaaagataCTGGGAAAATATATGCTATGAAAacattattaaaatcaGAAATGTTTAACAAGGATCAATTGGCGCATGTCAAAGCAGAAAGAGATGTTTTGGCAGGTAGTGATTCTCCTTGGATTGTTGCATTATACTATTCTTTCCAAGATTCAcaatatttgtatttgataATGGAATTTTTGCCTGGTGGTGATTTGATGACTATGTTAATACGTTGGGAAGTATTTACTGAAGATATCACAAGATTCTATATAGCTGAATGTGTTTTAGCCATTGAAGCCATTCATAAATTAGGATTTATTCATCGTGATATCAAACCGGATAATATTTTAATCGATAATCGTGGTCATGTCAAATTGAGTGATTTTGGATTATCTACTGGATTCCATAAAACTCATGACTCAAATTACtacaataaattattagaaaagGAACCTTCAAACACTCATTTACAACCTAACCAATTAACAAGTGGAAGAAACTCGGTGATGGTGGACGCCATTCATTTAACTATGTCCAATAGACAAACCATGCAAACATGGAGAAAATCACGTAGATTGATGGCGTATTCCACTGTTGGTACTCCTGATTATATTGCTCCGgaaattttcattcatCAAGGTTATGGACAAGAATGTGATTGGTGGTCATTGGGGGCCATTATGTTTGAATGTTTGATTGGTTGGCCACCGTTTTGTTCAGAAAATCCTCATGACACATATAGAAAAATCTTGAATTGGCAAGAAAGTTTCCAAATTCCTGAAGATGTTCATTTATCACCAGAAGCTGAAGATTTAATCAAAAGATTTTTAACTTCTGCTGAAAATAGAATCGGTAGATATGGTGGTgctgaagaaatcaaacaacATCCATTTTTCAGAGGAGTTGACTGGGATAGTATAAGGGATGTTCAAGCACCATTTGTACCTCGATTGAGTTCAATGACTGATACTAGACATTTCCCTACTGATGATTTGGCCAGTGTTCCTGATAATCCAGCTATGAGTAAAGCTATGGAACAACGTGAATTGGATGCTAAGAATGGAGGCGGCAGAAAGAATCCAAAGGAAGATTTACCATTTATTGGATACACTTATTCtagatttgattatttgacAAGAAAGAATGCGTTATAG